The Amphiura filiformis chromosome 6, Afil_fr2py, whole genome shotgun sequence genome segment TAGAGATGTCGGGAAAAATAGAAAGCTTGTTCTTTTTGTAAGTTTTGCTTGTCTTATTCTGTGATAATAGACTTGGCATTTCTCTTGTTTTTGTGACGAATGTGTTATTGTTTATGCTGCTTGAGTTTCACAAACCTTAATTTTCAGGATGTGAGGCCTTTGGAAGAATACAACGTGAGTCACTTGCCTTCTGCAATACGCTTGGATCCGGATGTCCAGGATATGGAGCATGTCAAAAGTGTTATTCAGGAACAAGTTGAGAAGGATGGTATCAGCAGAAGTAAGTATAGTTCTCAAGCCTGGGAAATAAAGGGACATTTAACacaaacagacaaataaacaaagaacataacaacACAAATGTTGGGTTTACATAAAGGTACAATTACAAAAGTAATATAAGTTCAGTGTCAATCACAGATTTGCAGGAGTCATATCACAATGTAAAAGTAACCCTTgccacttgtttattttttttgttaaattcaaGGATTGATcagcaatttgaagtaaaataacTTGTTCCTCACATAGTTCTAGCTCCTCAATAGTTTGCTGCAGGGTTAAAACAgtgcaaacaaatataaatgcttTCGAAAACATACAAAGTTATACCAATAATGGTTTCCACAATTCATTTCAGCTGGAGAAGACTATCAACCTGTCACAGCTGTTATGTACTGCTCAGTAGGGTATCGGTCATCAGCTATGGCTGGCAGAGTTTATAAAGCTCTCTGTGGTAAGTCTGTCATTCAATCATTCAGAAAAATTATCTGCcacaaattaaatttttaaaaaggtACACAAAATCAGTTTCTGTAGGCCTATACCCTATTTGACCtatttaagggtactacacccctgcccaattttgtgcatatttttgcattttctcaaaaattatagcgcattggtgacaagtaagatatgtatattataggggcaaggactacaactactgcactggaaattttatttcagcacagacagctgtggagttacagtcaaaaatgagggaaaaccaatatttgatcaataattcaataactacttaccttgagttgctgaattttcagtgcagtagttgtagtccttgccctataatatacatatcttacttgtcaccaatgcgctataattttgagaaaattgcaaaaataggcacaaaattggccaggggtgtagtacccccttaagaccccGGGTGCTTTGGACAGTCACTTTTGGGGGCGcttattaaaacaataaaatgaaagCCTGATTGGGAATTTAGGCACATAAACAATAAAAATACATTGTATACGGAATCAAAATCATAATCATGTGCTTGAAGGTTTAGATGGGAAATTTATGTTGACAGAATTAAGTTCTACAGGTGCATTGAAAAGTGAGTGCTTTTCGGTTATCACTTTAACATTTCTGTAGGGGTGCTTAGGGAGAGGCACCAATTAGGTCAGATACAGTACTCTCTTTATTAAAAATCTTAATATAGTCTGTTACACACATTCACATTCTTGCTTAGATTTTTTTCAGGATACCTATATTTTAACCCCTATctatattttacacattttgggtttTATATAACCAATGGTCCACTCACTACCCTTTTGATTCTTGGTTTAAAGGGACAAAACAACACGAACGTATATTGCTAGACAAAAGTAGACATTCATAATGTtaactttttctttattttaaaaatgtcattgcttatttacattttttcatttttacacatTGTATTAAATTCTATTGCTTTTCAGATCAGCGTAACAATACATCTGCAGATAACTCTTTGACTGATCTCAAAGTTTACAACTTACAAGGTAGCATATTTCAATGGGCCAATGAAAATAAGCCTCTTGTAGACAGTAGTGACCAACCAACTCAATATGTACATCCTTACAGCAGGTTATGGGGATTACTCATTGATAAGAACAGGTGGAAGTGGGCAGACTCTAAGCAATAATTGCAGGTGGTTATTCATGTACTCAGGATTGAAATATATGTCTCGGAAGATAATggcttatttttttttatctagcTAAGCATCAGTGGTAGATTAGGTGGATACCAGACTTTTGAATTTGCGTGTTCAAAATGATGATGTTCATTACAACATTTTCTTTTTAGTCTGAATTATTTTAAGATAAAAGGTTATAATTTTCATCATTGTTTTGAATATGCAATTTTAAATGTGTAAGCTTTAAAGGCTTAAACTAGATTGACAGCCAACATAATGCACATCTTACATTCCCGCggtgaatgtttttatttttctattatCAGGATTTGATGTTACTTACAGTGACAAATTTATCACAAATACCAgaggtacatgtataataattgaaCACACGCCAGTCAAATTAGGTTTTACTGATTTGTATTGTCTGTATATTTTTAAACATACAGTAAAACATGACCTTTGGAATATTAGTTCCctaaagaaagtaagaaataaaGATGAATCAATGCTAAAttaaaaagaaacaaatacaatAATGTAACATCTTACATCTTATGTAATAAAGTATGGTATAAAACTAAAGTAAACATATGACATTAAACATGTTGAAAGTTTAATACAGAAGTGTTCttgaaacgtttattcaaaaggtttaataacatttaaatatcgggttatataaaagatcatgaatacgtttttataGTAAACATAAGTGAAATTAGATAAAAATtcgaattctcaaaatggtctgccaaaattgccccccgcCCGTTTTAACATACTAAAATGTTGTGcctccttttggcctgccaaaaaatctttgcaccccccccccattataaTTAACCAGCCCGGGTAACAAATAATCAcgtattgcaccaccccttaataaatttaaaatgaataaatGGCAAGACTTCTGTTTAAAATGTCTCCCTAATGTTGATTTGGAGAATTCCAGCAATCAAAGTTAGATTGCATCTCATCATAAAACAAAATTAGACATAATGTGACAGTGAAAGAGTCATGAAGCATTTAGTGTACTTTTAAAAACATCGAAATCCcagcatcattcgcaaaaggttagaaaaggttaccagaaaacgtttaaatgtcgggttatataaaggacatataaagggtataaaacgttttcaaaacgttttcataacattcaaaaacatttgttgataacctactatactgcaaatattctaacataatgttatttaagtattgacaaaatatatggcaaaaaatgcttgtaaaaatattttacaataacattttgaaaacattttaaaattatagtgtagtgtgttttcatataaaacgtttaaaacgtttccatgacctttatatgacccgacatttaatgttattaaatcgtttttatctaaaccaaacccaaagtataacatgtttaaaaacgttttaaaacatgtttgtgtttgctgggatgttcagTAACACAGTTTGCTTAACTTTTCATTTGATCAGAAAATCGAGATACCCATAGAAAATAACAACACTATATgcataagggtggtgcaataattatgtgtaccccaggggtgaattataggggggcaaagatttttggcaggccaaaaggggggcaagcatttttggcaggtcgaaaagggggggtcaagcgatttttggcaggtcgaaaggggggggggcaagcaattttggcacagatattttgggcaccgtttctatattacgccctaaaaggcgtgagGAAAACGTtctgaacacgttcaaatatgcaaaatttcctgctcgctgcgctcgcattatatgttaagacaatttaaggttttaaattcaggttccccaaaatcttgcatgtgtaagggggggcaaagatttttggcacgtcaaaggggggcaaaggtttttggcacgtcgaaggggggcaaaggtttttggcacggccaaggggggggcaagcgatttttggcagaccattttgagaattcacccccggggtacatataattattgcaccacccctaactaaCTTGGAAGTGTTGGTTTACACTTATCCTGCTTATTTTGAGTTATGTTTTccccgtgatcatggtgatgaaaGTTTTCTCTGGTATAAGAtgacaagaactgtctttaaaaaaagacaacgccacagATAAAGCTATAAAGATCATGTTTCACATTTAAATGTTGCATTGTTAAGTGCCTGGATTGGAATGTTGTAATTTGTTTGTGTGTGGATGGGATATTTATTGGCGAATACCATCAAGGATATACTGAGAAATACCGTGAAATACAGTACTacagaattttcatgttgaagctGAATTTactaaaatgtttgccaaatacaTGCATAATTGTATCAAAGATGGAGATTCACCCCAGGAGATTCACATCTACCCAAGCAATCCATATTTTATGCTGCACAGAGTAACCATATATAATTTGGTCATTGATTAACAATTAGTCATATAACAGCTTTGCTTTATTTTTGTGATCTATAGAAATATCGTTCCATTTCCTTATTCTAACCCTTGCAGTGACACTTTTGATGATAATGATACATGAATGATGAATATTAAATGAATCTATAATAAAATTAGGGAGttcaatactttttaaaataaaaactcgAAGGGTGTGGTGGTGACGCTTTTACAAACTGCAGTTTTGCAATATTAATCATATGCAGCAACTTTAAGTTTGAGTAAATAGCAACGTTACACTGGTCGTACGTGAAAGGGGCTGCTTCTACTCTCACCTGAAGACACTGTATTTCACTGTATTGGATATGTCACAAGCCCTTATTTTTTCCAATTTGATGGGAACTTCTATACTCGCCCATTACGAGTTGAACAAATCATAGCAATTGGTGatggtattttttttaacttaGTTACCGCTCGACAAAGGTCTCTAATAATACACCCAACGTGAGGCTAACGTGCATTATTAGGAATACCCCCGCGAATCACCCGAACGGAACTACCCGCGCCGATATGGCAACGGTCACCTCAAGGACTTGCAACTATCTTGTGCGGGCCTAAGCATGGCCTAAGGTAACATTGCCGTGCACATACACTTTCATTTATGTTCCAGTGTATTTGTCAATGTCAAATCACAAATACAAAATGTGTCTAGTTGAAATAATTTGATCAAAAGTGGCGTCAATTCTAAAATTTTACGCAAAAAACAATCATCCAATTACCTCTCTGTCAAACAGCTTTAGCTTATACGACAACCTTCCAAAAACACTTCCAAAATAATTTTGAATGCAGTCAGCGTATTCGTGTACTGCGCTTTCCATTGAGAAAATAATTGTTttaatagtcaaaataataattctGAGCTATTCTGACATTCTTATAAATCTTTTATAGAAAAGACCTTGACAGATATCATATCAGCAACAATAAGATTGTCATCGTCCGTCAAGGTCATTCCTAGTGCAGCATATAAACCACTTGCCAACTGTGTAACAAATTGTCCAGTTGTCATGCAATATTGCTCTATCACACCACTTCCTTGTGTGCCATCATTCCTCCCCAAGAGAAGACTACCCGATCTCTCATCTAGGCAGATTGCAGTCACCTTGGGGATGGCTAGCTGCTGTATCTTCTCTCCGGATTGAAAATCTAAGACGCATACTTTCCCTTCTTGATAATTGGTGAAATATATTTGTCTTCCGTTCGTTGTGATCCTATTCCTTGGGTCAATATCTACTTTTATCATTCTTAGGAATGTACCAGATGTCTTGTGAAGCGTGATCACTTGTCTGCCAAGATCTGCAACAGCAATGACATCGTGTCCACCAAACCCTGTTGTCGTAATTCCTTGCGGAGCAGAACAGTCTTCAGCAGCATTAGCGTCTTGTAATCCTGTACGAAACGCGCGTTCAAATCTCCCATCATTTGCATACATTTTAACCATCGCTGAATCGATAACCAAAAATTTGCCATCTGCAGTGACACCAACATCCAGTGGTCGAGTGATTTTTCCATCACCTGATGTCGAAGCTCCAAGAAGGAAAGATCTTTTGTACGTTGAATCTTCAAACCGATACACTCCAACATGATTGGCTCGTGAATCGGCCACTGCTAGCAGACCATTCTTTGTAACAGCGATTCCTTGTGCTTTTTGAAAGCTTCCGACACCAAATTCGCTGGTCAATGTTACTTTTCTTTTGTAAACTATTTGTCCGATATGAAACAAGGAAGCTGACACTTTGCATCTGTTGCTTGATTGAAACTTAATGTTCGCCTTTTCTTCTTCGTGTTGCTGAGATGTATGCAATGACTCCAAAGTACAAGATTTGCTTAAGACGTCGCACAATTTATTCTGTTCATCTTCGTCAGGATTgacctttggcatgtttggggacGCATACATTTTCTCTAGTTTCAGTATTCTATCTTTTGTGACCGTTCTTTGTTCATGAAGTCTTTCAAGTTTTTGCTTCTTCATGACATTCATT includes the following:
- the LOC140155886 gene encoding uncharacterized protein; this encodes MSEFSLTKAVEEELLCHLCYDILKDPRDLECPHVFCLQCIKKLVVSTVTIECPECRHVTFVPTNGIDMLKPNLRMRNMIEKFSAHIKKTGSQDDLVMSRCLEHPDERLIFKCTHCDVLVCQYCIVQQHQRHEIQECSSNGVLNDVKYNMNKHQVDIQKLRAHLRYLTEKETSIARNVKSEELKLDQQVQMLTADLQSNARTLKAKMNVMKKQKLERLHEQRTVTKDRILKLEKMYASPNMPKVNPDEDEQNKLCDVLSKSCTLESLHTSQQHEEEKANIKFQSSNRCKVSASLFHIGQIVYKRKVTLTSEFGVGSFQKAQGIAVTKNGLLAVADSRANHVGVYRFEDSTYKRSFLLGASTSGDGKITRPLDVGVTADGKFLVIDSAMVKMYANDGRFERAFRTGLQDANAAEDCSAPQGITTTGFGGHDVIAVADLGRQVITLHKTSGTFLRMIKVDIDPRNRITTNGRQIYFTNYQEGKVCVLDFQSGEKIQQLAIPKVTAICLDERSGSLLLGRNDGTQGSGVIEQYCMTTGQFVTQLASGLYAALGMTLTDDDNLIVADMISVKVFSIKDL
- the LOC140155885 gene encoding uncharacterized protein, with translation MAENKDASTAENCNPSASFRMTVAGIKKKFPRVENVSTSTLSEWMNSCGVDEEQKAGASARDVGKNRKLVLFDVRPLEEYNVSHLPSAIRLDPDVQDMEHVKSVIQEQVEKDGISRTGEDYQPVTAVMYCSVGYRSSAMAGRVYKALCDQRNNTSADNSLTDLKVYNLQGSIFQWANENKPLVDSSDQPTQYVHPYSRLWGLLIDKNRWKWADSKQ